In Primulina huaijiensis isolate GDHJ02 chromosome 16, ASM1229523v2, whole genome shotgun sequence, a single genomic region encodes these proteins:
- the LOC140960820 gene encoding trihelix transcription factor PTL-like isoform X1 codes for MMENQYGMADLRQCISGRPLTFPPPVPASPGFLATHIGFSPSHALEMFVVPRGLHQEFCSDSTNSAGVDTVHNTVAATTVGGFSLFESESAGGQSGGGDTGTVRWPKQETLTLLEIRSKLDSKFKEANQKGPLWDEVSRIMYEEHGYLRSGKKCREKFENLYKYYKKTKEGKAGRQDGKHYRFYRQLEALYGETNNLSSTSKTHFNGGSFQYSCQNKNTFLGDNQVSYPGLKLSDTTFCLSNSSDPDTSLSDDTDIHLGIEDDKLDKRKMKKRKGKRNWKAKIRDFIDSQMKKLMDKQESLMEKMMRNIEHKEQERMTREEEWRKQDAARIEREYQFWASERAWMEARDNTLMDALQKLTAKELRAASLREEVMAPEIRSLSGNQNDDGSETMTNSSKGDFWLETEIRRVIQLRTGMEAKFQQSGISEEVLWDEISHKMACFGHERSGLTCKQKWNSVNNYALQCNKKRKEDSKGCSHNYLNNASMCNQRGEKCSDTSEQGINYHAPRINNPNNFSPYSNGNEGDTASDGCFRYFMGDGLGRIMD; via the exons ATGATGGAAAATCAGTATGGTATGGCTGATCTCCGTCAGTGCATCAGCGGTAGGCCTTTGACGTTTCCGCCTCCTGTCCCTGCGTCGCCTGGATTTCTTGCAACTCACATAGGTTTTTCTCCTTCTCACGCCTTGGAGATGTTTGTGGTCCCAAGGGGACTGCATCAGGAGTTTTGTTCTGATTCTACAAACAGCGCTGGTGTGGATACGGTTCATAATACTGTTGCTGCAACAACTGTAGGCGGCTTCAGCCTGTTTGAGAGTGAATCCGCTGGTGGGCAGAGCGGCGGAGGGGACACTGGGACGGTGAGGTGGCCAAAACAAGAGACTCTTACACTTCTCGAGATTAGATCGAAGCTTGATTCGAAGTTTAAGGAGGCCAACCAAAAAGGTCCATTGTGGGACGAGGTTTCAAG GATAATGTACGAGGAACATGGATATCTGAGGAGTGGCAAGAAATGCAGAGAGAAATTTGAGAATCTGTACAAGTATTACAAAAAGACCAAAGAAGGCAAAGCTGGAAGGCAAGATGGAAAGCATTACAGGTTCTATAGGCAACTTGAAGCTCTCTATGgcgaaacaaataatttatcttCAACTTCAAAAACCCATTTTAATGGTGGAAGTTTTCAATACAGTTGTCAGAACAAGAACACTTTTTTAGGTGATAATCAAGTATCCTATCCGGGTTTGAAGCTCTCTGATACAACCTTTTGTCTCTCAAATTCTTCTGATCCTGATACTTCTTTGTCAGACGATACTGATATACATTTAGGAATTGAAGATGATAAATTAGATAAGCgaaaaatgaagaaaagaaaGGGTAAGCGGAATTGGAAAGCTAAGATCAGAGACTTCATTGATTCACAAATGAAGAAGTTGATGGATAAACAGGAATCCTTGATGGAAAAGATGATGAGAAATATTGAGCATAAGGAACAAGAAAGGATGACCAGAGAAGAAGAATGGAGGAAACAAGATGCGGCAAGAATTGAGAGAGAGTACCAGTTCTGGGCTAGTGAGAGAGCTTGGATGGAAGCTCGAGACAACACTTTAATGGATGCTTTGCAAAAATTGACAGCAAAAGAATTGAGGGCAGCTTCTCTTAGAGAAGAAGTTATGGCGCCCGAGATAAGAAGCTTAAGCGGAAACCAGAACGATGACGGTAGCGAAACGATGACTAATTCTTCGAAAGGGGACTTTTGGCTGGAAACCGAGATTAGGAGAGTGATTCAACTGAGAACTGGGATGGAAGCAAAGTTTCAGCAAAGTGGGATTTCAGAAGAGGTGCTGTGGGATGAAATATCACACAAAATGGCTTGTTTTGGACATGAAAGGAGTGGTTTAACGTGCAAACAGAAATGGAATAGTGTGAATAATTATGCACTCCAGTGTAACAAGAAAAGAAAGGAGGATTCAAAAGGCTGCAGTCATAATTATCTGAATAATGCATCTATGTGTAATCAAAGAGGAGAGAAATGCAGCGACACGAGTGAACAAGGGATTAATTATCACGCTCCTAGGATAAATAATCCCAACAATTTCAGTCCATATAGTAATGGGAATGAGGGTGACACGGCAAGTGATGGCTGCTTCAGGTACTTCATGGGGGATGGTCTTGGAAGAATCATGGACTGA
- the LOC140960820 gene encoding trihelix transcription factor PTL-like isoform X2: protein MMENQYGMADLRQCISGRPLTFPPPVPASPGFLATHIGFSPSHALEMFVVPRGLHQEFCSDSTNSAGVDTVHNTVAATTVGGFSLFESESAGGQSGGGDTGTVRWPKQETLTLLEIRSKLDSKFKEANQKGPLWDEVSRIMYEEHGYLRSGKKCREKFENLYKYYKKTKEGKAGRQDGKHYRFYRQLEALYGETNNLSSTSKTHFNGGSFQYSCQNKNTFLDDTDIHLGIEDDKLDKRKMKKRKGKRNWKAKIRDFIDSQMKKLMDKQESLMEKMMRNIEHKEQERMTREEEWRKQDAARIEREYQFWASERAWMEARDNTLMDALQKLTAKELRAASLREEVMAPEIRSLSGNQNDDGSETMTNSSKGDFWLETEIRRVIQLRTGMEAKFQQSGISEEVLWDEISHKMACFGHERSGLTCKQKWNSVNNYALQCNKKRKEDSKGCSHNYLNNASMCNQRGEKCSDTSEQGINYHAPRINNPNNFSPYSNGNEGDTASDGCFRYFMGDGLGRIMD from the exons ATGATGGAAAATCAGTATGGTATGGCTGATCTCCGTCAGTGCATCAGCGGTAGGCCTTTGACGTTTCCGCCTCCTGTCCCTGCGTCGCCTGGATTTCTTGCAACTCACATAGGTTTTTCTCCTTCTCACGCCTTGGAGATGTTTGTGGTCCCAAGGGGACTGCATCAGGAGTTTTGTTCTGATTCTACAAACAGCGCTGGTGTGGATACGGTTCATAATACTGTTGCTGCAACAACTGTAGGCGGCTTCAGCCTGTTTGAGAGTGAATCCGCTGGTGGGCAGAGCGGCGGAGGGGACACTGGGACGGTGAGGTGGCCAAAACAAGAGACTCTTACACTTCTCGAGATTAGATCGAAGCTTGATTCGAAGTTTAAGGAGGCCAACCAAAAAGGTCCATTGTGGGACGAGGTTTCAAG GATAATGTACGAGGAACATGGATATCTGAGGAGTGGCAAGAAATGCAGAGAGAAATTTGAGAATCTGTACAAGTATTACAAAAAGACCAAAGAAGGCAAAGCTGGAAGGCAAGATGGAAAGCATTACAGGTTCTATAGGCAACTTGAAGCTCTCTATGgcgaaacaaataatttatcttCAACTTCAAAAACCCATTTTAATGGTGGAAGTTTTCAATACAGTTGTCAGAACAAGAACACTTTTTTAG ACGATACTGATATACATTTAGGAATTGAAGATGATAAATTAGATAAGCgaaaaatgaagaaaagaaaGGGTAAGCGGAATTGGAAAGCTAAGATCAGAGACTTCATTGATTCACAAATGAAGAAGTTGATGGATAAACAGGAATCCTTGATGGAAAAGATGATGAGAAATATTGAGCATAAGGAACAAGAAAGGATGACCAGAGAAGAAGAATGGAGGAAACAAGATGCGGCAAGAATTGAGAGAGAGTACCAGTTCTGGGCTAGTGAGAGAGCTTGGATGGAAGCTCGAGACAACACTTTAATGGATGCTTTGCAAAAATTGACAGCAAAAGAATTGAGGGCAGCTTCTCTTAGAGAAGAAGTTATGGCGCCCGAGATAAGAAGCTTAAGCGGAAACCAGAACGATGACGGTAGCGAAACGATGACTAATTCTTCGAAAGGGGACTTTTGGCTGGAAACCGAGATTAGGAGAGTGATTCAACTGAGAACTGGGATGGAAGCAAAGTTTCAGCAAAGTGGGATTTCAGAAGAGGTGCTGTGGGATGAAATATCACACAAAATGGCTTGTTTTGGACATGAAAGGAGTGGTTTAACGTGCAAACAGAAATGGAATAGTGTGAATAATTATGCACTCCAGTGTAACAAGAAAAGAAAGGAGGATTCAAAAGGCTGCAGTCATAATTATCTGAATAATGCATCTATGTGTAATCAAAGAGGAGAGAAATGCAGCGACACGAGTGAACAAGGGATTAATTATCACGCTCCTAGGATAAATAATCCCAACAATTTCAGTCCATATAGTAATGGGAATGAGGGTGACACGGCAAGTGATGGCTGCTTCAGGTACTTCATGGGGGATGGTCTTGGAAGAATCATGGACTGA